In one Trueperaceae bacterium genomic region, the following are encoded:
- a CDS encoding DUF368 domain-containing protein: MPRSSPPDARRPRRAALATAARGLGIGAADLVPGVSGGTMALILGIYPRLIGALAAFTAAPFRAAVRRGHLAAAWRAVDGGFLAALAAGMAVAIVGLAGALSFALARYEVAVYGAFFGLIAASAPLVFRRVARPGPRVWGAAALGAAVAWSLAGLVPMEAPGGPLVLAASGAAAVSALLLPGVSGAFVLLLLGQYERVLNAVATLDPGVLVPLALGMIAGGLAAARGLAWVLTRYPDPTLGLLAGFLVGALRKVWPWQGDGLVVPLAAPASLADAALGVTFLALGVAAVVMLEASAGPRSRDVGSAPPPRG; this comes from the coding sequence GTGCCTCGTTCGTCCCCCCCCGACGCCCGCCGCCCGCGCCGCGCGGCCCTCGCCACCGCTGCGCGGGGCCTGGGGATCGGCGCCGCCGACCTCGTCCCGGGCGTGTCGGGCGGCACGATGGCGTTGATCCTCGGGATCTACCCGCGCCTGATCGGCGCCCTCGCGGCGTTCACCGCCGCACCCTTCCGCGCCGCGGTGCGGCGCGGCCACCTGGCCGCCGCCTGGCGCGCGGTCGACGGCGGCTTCCTGGCGGCGCTCGCCGCCGGGATGGCGGTCGCGATCGTGGGCCTCGCCGGCGCCCTGTCGTTCGCCCTCGCCCGCTACGAGGTGGCGGTCTACGGCGCCTTCTTCGGCCTGATCGCGGCGTCCGCACCGCTCGTCTTCCGACGGGTCGCGCGCCCCGGTCCGCGGGTGTGGGGCGCCGCCGCCCTGGGGGCCGCGGTCGCCTGGAGCCTCGCCGGCCTCGTCCCGATGGAGGCGCCCGGAGGGCCGCTGGTGCTGGCAGCGTCCGGCGCCGCGGCGGTCTCGGCGTTGCTGCTTCCCGGCGTGTCGGGCGCCTTCGTGCTGCTCCTCCTGGGGCAGTACGAACGCGTCCTGAACGCGGTCGCCACCCTCGACCCGGGCGTACTCGTACCGCTGGCGCTCGGCATGATCGCCGGCGGCCTCGCCGCCGCGCGCGGCCTCGCGTGGGTCCTGACCCGCTACCCCGACCCGACCCTCGGCCTCCTGGCGGGCTTCCTGGTGGGGGCCCTGCGGAAGGTGTGGCCGTGGCAGGGGGACGGCCTCGTCGTCCCGCTGGCCGCCCCGGCGTCGCTCGCGGACGCGGCGCTCGGTGTGACGTTCCTGGCGCTCGGCGTCGCTGCGGTCGTCATGCTGGAGGCGAGCGCCGGGCCCCGGTCGCGGGACGTGGGGTCGGCGCCGCCTCCACGCGGCTGA
- a CDS encoding DUF3248 domain-containing protein, whose amino-acid sequence MNDDDLRRGDDAPAEGTSTPSDAGPADAAPGVTADQLDALAANLVWRVGRTSDDAPVTVRVGLPSAAHAFADLPKLRNATDAELADALASGDVRVEWVSPKARGA is encoded by the coding sequence ATGAACGACGACGACCTGCGCCGCGGCGACGACGCGCCGGCCGAGGGGACGTCCACCCCGTCCGACGCCGGTCCGGCGGACGCCGCCCCCGGGGTCACGGCCGATCAGCTCGACGCGCTCGCCGCGAACCTCGTGTGGCGGGTCGGACGCACGTCCGACGACGCCCCCGTCACGGTCCGGGTCGGCCTCCCCAGCGCCGCGCACGCGTTCGCCGACCTCCCGAAACTCCGCAACGCCACCGACGCGGAACTGGCCGACGCGCTCGCGTCCGGCGACGTGCGCGTCGAGTGGGTGTCCCCGAAGGCGCGGGGCGCGTGA